The following coding sequences lie in one Montipora foliosa isolate CH-2021 chromosome 11, ASM3666993v2, whole genome shotgun sequence genomic window:
- the LOC137975395 gene encoding uncharacterized protein has product MVAILMVLTNHEDMGNTGKKTGWYLPEMAHPYHEFKKAGFDLTLVSPKGGKAPLDPSSLEAFKNDPVCKEFLENKDAMKGVENTIDINSVDPAKFDAVFVVGGHGPMFDLPDNDKVNEAVAAIYEKGGIAAAVCHGPAGIVNTKLSSGEYLVKGHEVTCFTNKEEEMIKLVDAMPFLLETKLVEHGAVFKKAKEPWQANVCVSKKEGCTGQVATGQNPNSATPLAEAIVKLLKEK; this is encoded by the exons ATGGTTGCTATTCTGATGGTCCTAACTAATCATGAAGACATGGGAAATACTGGTAAAAAGACTGGATGGTACTTGCCAGAAATGGCACATCCATACCATGAGtttaaaaaggcaggatttgacTTGACATTAGTCAGTCCCAAGGGAGGAAAAGCTCCATTG GATCCAAGCAGCCTTGAAGCTTTCAAAAATGACCCTGTGTGTaaagaatttcttgaaaacaaagatgcAATGAAAGGTGTTGAGAATACCATTGATATCAATTCCGTTGACCCTGCTAAGTTTGATGCCGTCTTTGTTGTTGGAGGACATGGGCCAATGTTCGATCTACCTGACAACGATAAAGTGAATGAGGCTGTTGCAGCAATATACGAAAAAGGAGGGATTGCTGCGGCAGTTTGCCATGGACCAGCTG GGATTGTAAACACCAAGCTGTCAAGTGGTGAATATTTAGTGAAAGGTCATGAAGTGACATGCTTTACAAATAAAGAAGAGGAGATGATAAAGTTGGTTGATGCAATGCCCTTCCTCTTGGAAACCAAGCTGGTGGAACATGGAGCAGTGTTTAAAAAGGCAAAGGAACCATGGCAGGCTAATGTCTGTGTGTCAAAGAAGGAAGGTTGCACTGGGCAAGTTGCCACTGGCCAAAATCCAAACTCTGCCACTCCACTCGCTGAAGCAATTGTGAAACTGTTAAAGGAAAAGTGA